The Anabaena sp. WA102 genome contains a region encoding:
- a CDS encoding mannosyltransferase — translation MNRKFNLDNLLLSLLILLALILRVGVALRFPNIFWPDEIFQTLEPAHRLAFGNGIVTWEFRDGIRSWVLPVILAGIMRLTACLGEGSTGYLMGINIFLSLLSLSNILVAYLWGKKVGGTITALTCAGICAIWFEFIYFSPKAFTEVIATHFLLPGIYLGLHKNSFQLRNRLFLSGCLLGISLALRIHLLPCIAFVLIYICRKDWQQKWLPMIAGIFAPILVFGTVDAFTWSYPFQSFWLNIWVNLVEGKSKLYGVSPWYEYLILLLKSWSWLFLPIMILVLIGSRRLPILAWSALIIILSHSFLAHKEYRFIYPALSMLMILAGIGTAELVLNLSRKWNSFPKIVIAILLCFALWTATSVALVSRFNIYNNLTFSTFGTDLENTHLYATTNNLLALQSLSKENTVCGLGLWGINWALSGGYTYFHHHVPIFPVEKIADFAALKAGFNYVVGDISIPSQYKNYTLQKCWQGTCVYKRPGSCTQIIDREINSVLKKSGN, via the coding sequence ATGAATCGCAAATTTAACTTAGATAATCTATTATTAAGCCTCCTAATTCTCCTAGCATTAATATTGCGCGTTGGTGTTGCTTTAAGATTTCCTAATATATTTTGGCCAGATGAAATTTTCCAAACCCTAGAACCTGCACACCGACTTGCTTTTGGTAATGGTATTGTTACCTGGGAATTTCGAGACGGGATTCGCTCTTGGGTATTACCAGTCATTCTGGCAGGTATTATGCGTCTAACCGCGTGCTTGGGAGAAGGTTCTACTGGATATTTAATGGGAATTAATATATTTTTGTCTCTACTTTCCTTGAGTAATATCTTGGTAGCATATCTATGGGGAAAAAAAGTAGGCGGAACAATTACAGCTTTGACTTGTGCTGGTATTTGTGCTATCTGGTTTGAATTTATTTACTTTTCTCCTAAAGCTTTTACCGAAGTGATAGCTACACATTTTCTGTTACCAGGAATATATTTAGGACTGCACAAAAATTCATTCCAACTCAGAAATCGGCTATTTTTATCAGGATGTTTGCTAGGAATATCTTTGGCATTAAGAATACATTTATTACCTTGCATTGCTTTTGTTTTAATTTACATTTGTAGAAAAGATTGGCAGCAAAAATGGTTGCCCATGATAGCAGGAATTTTTGCTCCTATACTTGTATTTGGAACTGTTGATGCTTTTACTTGGTCTTATCCTTTTCAATCTTTTTGGTTAAATATTTGGGTGAACCTTGTGGAAGGTAAAAGTAAGCTATATGGGGTTTCTCCTTGGTATGAATATTTAATTTTATTGCTAAAAAGTTGGTCTTGGCTATTTCTGCCGATTATGATTCTTGTGCTGATAGGTTCACGTCGTCTGCCTATTTTGGCATGGTCGGCGTTAATTATTATCTTGTCTCATAGTTTCTTAGCTCATAAAGAATATCGGTTTATTTATCCAGCATTATCAATGCTCATGATATTAGCAGGAATAGGCACAGCAGAATTAGTTTTAAATTTGTCCCGCAAATGGAATTCATTTCCAAAAATAGTTATAGCAATATTACTTTGTTTTGCTCTTTGGACTGCAACTTCTGTTGCTTTGGTAAGCAGATTTAATATTTATAATAATTTGACTTTTTCTACTTTTGGTACTGATTTAGAAAATACACATTTATATGCTACAACTAATAATTTATTGGCTTTACAAAGCTTAAGTAAAGAAAATACTGTTTGCGGACTTGGTCTTTGGGGTATTAATTGGGCTTTATCAGGAGGGTATACATATTTTCATCATCATGTTCCTATATTTCCAGTGGAGAAGATAGCAGATTTTGCAGCACTAAAAGCAGGTTTTAATTACGTTGTTGGTGATATATCTATACCATCTCAATATAAGAATTATACTTTACAAAAATGTTGGCAAGGAACTTGTGTTTATAAGCGTCCAGGTTCCTGTACTCAGATTATAGATCGTGAGATCAATTCTGTTCTCAAAAAATCGGGAAATTAG
- a CDS encoding 1-deoxy-D-xylulose-5-phosphate reductoisomerase, with product MKAITLLGSTGSIGTQTLDIVSEHPDKFRIVGLAAGRNVELFAAQIRQFRPQIAAISAAEKLPELKEAIKDLNPQPILLAGEAGVIEVARYGDSQTVVTGIVGCAGLLPTIAAIEAGKDIALANKETIIAGAPVVLPLVEKHGVKLLPADSEHSAIFQCLQGVPKDGLRKILLTASGGAFRDWPVEKLPEVKVADAIKHPNWSMGRKITVDSATLMNKGLEVIEAHYLFGVDYDNIEIVIHPQSIIHSLIELQDTSVLAQLGWPDMRLPLLYALSWPERVYTNWERLNLVKSGDLTFREPDHQKYPCMGLAYAAGRAGGSMPAVLNAANEQAVALFLDEKIHYLDIARCIEFVCDRHQNDNKQNPALDDILAADKWARQEVFTAMEKVAIQPQIISVG from the coding sequence GTGAAAGCTATTACTCTGCTTGGTTCTACTGGTTCGATTGGTACGCAAACCTTAGATATCGTCTCTGAACACCCGGATAAATTCCGCATTGTGGGATTGGCTGCTGGACGGAATGTGGAGCTATTCGCGGCGCAAATTCGCCAGTTTCGTCCCCAAATCGCGGCTATTTCTGCTGCTGAGAAATTACCGGAACTTAAAGAAGCCATTAAAGACTTAAATCCTCAACCCATTTTACTGGCTGGGGAGGCGGGAGTGATAGAAGTTGCTCGTTATGGCGATTCTCAGACGGTTGTTACTGGTATTGTTGGTTGTGCGGGGTTACTTCCAACCATTGCAGCTATTGAAGCGGGCAAAGATATTGCTTTAGCAAATAAAGAAACTATCATTGCTGGCGCTCCTGTGGTGCTACCTTTGGTGGAAAAACACGGAGTGAAACTATTACCAGCCGATTCCGAACATTCCGCTATTTTTCAATGTTTGCAAGGTGTTCCTAAAGATGGTTTAAGAAAGATATTGCTGACTGCTTCTGGGGGCGCTTTTCGAGATTGGCCTGTGGAAAAATTACCAGAGGTAAAGGTTGCTGATGCTATTAAACATCCTAACTGGTCAATGGGGCGAAAAATTACGGTAGATTCGGCAACTTTGATGAATAAGGGTTTGGAGGTAATTGAGGCTCATTATTTATTTGGGGTAGATTATGACAACATCGAAATTGTTATTCATCCTCAAAGTATTATTCACTCGTTAATAGAATTACAAGATACTTCTGTTTTGGCTCAACTGGGTTGGCCGGATATGCGTTTACCTTTACTTTATGCTTTATCTTGGCCGGAGCGAGTTTACACTAATTGGGAAAGATTGAATTTAGTGAAATCCGGTGATTTAACTTTCCGTGAACCAGATCATCAAAAATATCCTTGTATGGGTTTGGCTTATGCTGCGGGGAGGGCTGGTGGTTCTATGCCGGCGGTGTTAAATGCGGCTAATGAACAAGCTGTGGCGTTATTTTTAGATGAAAAAATTCACTATTTGGATATTGCTCGGTGTATTGAATTTGTGTGCGATCGCCATCAAAATGATAACAAACAAAATCCCGCTTTAGATGACATTTTGGCAGCAGATAAATGGGCTAGACAAGAAGTTTTCACCGCTATGGAAAAGGTAGCAATTCAGCCACAGATAATTTCTGTAGGGTAA